In Marinicauda algicola, one DNA window encodes the following:
- the lptB gene encoding LPS export ABC transporter ATP-binding protein — translation MQAEEPVLAPAGEGLRVEKIGKSFGRRAVVKSVSLSLQRGEVAGLLGPNGAGKTTCFYMITGLISADHGRIMLDGEDITELPMYQRARLGIGYLPQEASIFRGLSVEDNVNAVAEITHPDRKARTQLVDELLAELRIDHLRKSPAMALSGGERRRCEIARALAAQPSFMLLDEPFAGIDPLAIADIRDLILYLKERGIGILITDHNVRETLEITDRATIIHDGEVLFEGAPDEVRRDANVRRVYLGESFQ, via the coding sequence ATGCAGGCGGAGGAACCCGTCCTCGCGCCGGCCGGAGAGGGATTGCGCGTCGAGAAGATCGGCAAGTCCTTCGGCAGGCGCGCGGTCGTGAAGTCGGTGTCGCTGTCGCTCCAGCGCGGCGAGGTCGCCGGTCTTCTCGGGCCGAACGGGGCGGGCAAGACCACCTGCTTCTACATGATCACGGGGCTCATCTCGGCCGACCACGGACGCATCATGCTCGACGGAGAGGACATCACCGAACTGCCCATGTACCAGCGCGCCAGGCTGGGCATCGGCTATCTGCCGCAGGAAGCCTCGATCTTCCGCGGCCTGTCGGTGGAGGACAATGTCAACGCCGTCGCCGAGATCACCCACCCCGATCGCAAGGCGCGCACCCAGCTCGTCGACGAGCTGCTCGCCGAGCTTCGCATCGACCATCTGAGGAAGAGCCCGGCCATGGCCCTGTCGGGCGGGGAGCGCCGGCGCTGCGAGATCGCCCGGGCGCTCGCCGCGCAGCCGAGCTTCATGCTGCTCGACGAGCCGTTCGCGGGCATCGATCCGCTGGCGATCGCCGACATCCGCGACCTCATCCTGTACCTGAAGGAGCGCGGCATCGGCATCCTGATCACCGACCACAATGTGCGCGAGACGCTGGAGATCACCGATCGCGCCACGATCATCCATGACGGCGAGGTGCTCTTCGAGGGCGCCCCCGACGAGGTGCGCCGGGACGCGAACGTGCGCCGGGTCTATCTCGGAGAGAGCTTCCAGTAG
- the rpoN gene encoding RNA polymerase factor sigma-54: MAGLGQKLEVRQGQGLVMTPQLQQAIKLLQMNNLELAEFVEAELEKNPLLERDERSDGPAEEPERKAAERDSEELSFSPDAPDKASEALDADSEAMYSDSGADMVGSGSSTATGPVDWSRAGKGGSFEGEGYDAAANSSRAKTLHEHLHDQLAELALNAADRMMAAHLIDLADDDGYLRADLDETAGKLGVTRSELEAILDKLQGFEPAGVMARTLQECLALQLAEQNRLDPCMAALIDHLPLLAKHDYAGLQAACGVDNEDLDEMIAELRRLTPKPGLAFGGEGARGIEPDVFVRQSPDGGWAVELNTDTLPRVLVNNRYAAQISRAAKGDEKAKEFVTECAQNASWLVKSLDQRARTILKVTSEIVRQQDAFFARGVAWLRPLNLKTVADAVGLHESTVSRVTSNKYVATPRGLFELKYFFTSAIASADGGEAYSAEAVRYRIKAMIDAETSEDVMSDDAIVDRLLADGIEIARRTVAKYREAMNIPSSVQRRRMLKRTG; encoded by the coding sequence ATGGCGGGGCTGGGTCAGAAACTCGAGGTACGCCAGGGCCAGGGTCTGGTCATGACCCCGCAGCTGCAGCAGGCGATCAAGCTGCTGCAGATGAACAATCTCGAACTCGCCGAATTCGTCGAGGCGGAGCTGGAGAAGAACCCGCTCCTGGAACGCGACGAGCGCTCCGACGGCCCGGCGGAGGAACCGGAGAGGAAGGCCGCCGAGCGAGACAGCGAGGAGCTGAGCTTTTCCCCCGACGCGCCGGACAAGGCGAGCGAGGCGCTCGATGCCGACAGCGAGGCGATGTATTCCGATTCCGGGGCCGACATGGTCGGATCGGGCAGCTCGACCGCGACCGGCCCGGTGGACTGGTCGCGCGCCGGCAAGGGCGGCAGCTTCGAGGGCGAGGGCTACGACGCGGCGGCCAATTCCAGCCGCGCCAAGACGCTGCACGAGCACCTGCACGATCAGCTCGCCGAGCTCGCGCTCAATGCCGCGGACCGGATGATGGCGGCCCATCTGATCGATCTCGCCGACGACGACGGTTATCTGCGCGCCGATCTGGACGAGACGGCCGGCAAGCTCGGCGTCACCCGCTCCGAGCTCGAGGCGATCCTCGACAAGCTGCAGGGCTTCGAGCCGGCCGGCGTGATGGCCCGCACGCTGCAGGAATGCCTCGCCCTGCAGCTCGCCGAGCAGAACCGGCTCGACCCGTGCATGGCCGCGCTGATCGACCATCTGCCCCTGCTCGCCAAGCACGACTATGCCGGGCTGCAGGCGGCCTGCGGCGTGGACAACGAGGACCTCGACGAGATGATCGCCGAGCTCAGACGCCTCACCCCGAAGCCGGGCCTCGCCTTCGGCGGCGAGGGCGCGCGCGGGATCGAACCGGACGTGTTCGTGCGCCAGAGCCCGGACGGGGGCTGGGCGGTGGAACTCAACACCGACACCCTGCCGCGCGTGCTCGTCAACAACCGCTATGCCGCGCAGATCTCCCGCGCCGCCAAGGGCGACGAGAAGGCGAAGGAATTCGTCACCGAGTGCGCCCAGAACGCCAGCTGGCTCGTGAAGAGCCTCGACCAGCGCGCCCGGACGATCCTGAAGGTGACGAGCGAGATCGTGCGCCAGCAGGACGCCTTCTTCGCCAGGGGCGTGGCGTGGCTGCGCCCGCTGAACCTGAAGACCGTCGCCGACGCGGTCGGCCTGCACGAGAGCACGGTGAGCCGGGTCACGTCGAACAAGTACGTGGCCACCCCGCGCGGCCTGTTCGAGCTGAAATACTTCTTCACCTCCGCGATCGCCTCGGCAGACGGCGGCGAGGCCTATTCGGCCGAGGCGGTGCGCTACCGTATCAAGGCGATGATCGACGCCGAGACGAGCGAGGACGTGATGAGCGACGACGCCATCGTCGACCGCCTGCTCGCCGACGGCATCGAGATCGCCCGCCGCACTGTGGCGAAATACCGCGAGGCGATGAACATTCCCTCCTCGGTGCAGCGCCGGCGCATGCTCAAGCGCACGGGCTGA
- the hpf gene encoding ribosome hibernation-promoting factor, HPF/YfiA family: MHIQFVSKNIDVSPALRERIEQRVEAGTAKYFSRPGEAFVVATKEGSGFKVDCSLHLPSGAFLQATGKAEDAYAAAEAAVEHLEKRLRRYKRKLKDHHADNKSPLPAEAASIYVLKSERRQDDEEDDTGGAEGGTEPVIIAEAPGELRTMTVGMAVHEMDVIDAPFLVFRNAANRGVNIVYRRPDGNVGWIDPARSAKERPGEAAE; encoded by the coding sequence ATGCACATTCAGTTCGTTTCCAAGAATATCGACGTCTCCCCCGCGCTGCGCGAGCGCATCGAACAGCGCGTGGAGGCCGGCACCGCGAAGTATTTCAGCCGGCCCGGCGAGGCCTTCGTGGTGGCGACCAAGGAAGGAAGCGGTTTCAAGGTCGACTGTTCGCTCCACCTGCCCTCCGGCGCCTTCCTGCAGGCGACCGGCAAGGCGGAGGACGCCTACGCGGCCGCCGAGGCCGCCGTCGAGCACCTGGAAAAGCGCCTGCGCCGCTACAAGCGCAAGCTGAAGGATCATCACGCGGACAACAAGTCGCCCCTGCCCGCCGAGGCCGCCTCGATCTACGTGCTCAAGAGCGAGCGGCGCCAGGACGACGAGGAGGACGATACCGGCGGAGCCGAAGGCGGCACCGAGCCGGTGATCATCGCCGAGGCGCCCGGCGAGCTGCGCACCATGACGGTCGGCATGGCGGTGCACGAGATGGACGTCATCGACGCGCCTTTCCTGGTGTTCCGCAACGCGGCGAACCGGGGTGTCAACATCGTCTATCGCAGGCCGGACGGAAATGTGGGGTGGATCGATCCTGCCCGAAGCGCTAAAGAGCGCCCCGGCGAAGCGGCCGAATAG
- the ptsN gene encoding PTS IIA-like nitrogen regulatory protein PtsN: MTLSDLIPAGGVAVDLAVTSRKQALHALSELAQRRLHIPSRPLLEAVMEREKLGSTGVGDGVAIPHARIDQVDRVCGVFARLKHAVDFDAVDGKPVDLVFMLIAPEGSGAEHLKALARVARVFRREDIRRALRAAPDADAAYAILDGLIANAA, translated from the coding sequence ATGACCCTTTCAGACCTCATCCCCGCGGGCGGGGTGGCGGTGGACCTTGCGGTGACCAGCCGCAAGCAGGCGCTGCACGCGCTGAGCGAGCTGGCCCAGCGCCGGCTCCACATCCCGTCGCGGCCGCTGCTCGAAGCGGTGATGGAACGCGAGAAACTCGGCTCGACCGGCGTCGGCGACGGCGTGGCGATCCCGCACGCCCGGATCGACCAGGTCGACCGGGTATGCGGGGTGTTCGCGCGGCTCAAGCATGCGGTCGATTTCGACGCCGTGGACGGCAAGCCGGTCGATCTCGTCTTCATGCTGATCGCCCCGGAGGGCAGCGGGGCGGAGCATCTCAAGGCACTGGCCCGGGTCGCGCGCGTGTTCCGCCGCGAGGACATCCGGCGTGCCCTTCGCGCCGCGCCGGACGCCGATGCGGCCTATGCCATCCTGGACGGGCTGATCGCCAATGCGGCGTGA
- a CDS encoding usg protein, whose translation MRSDPDFTAQLKGARLTTAEILYHMPDYPGLLQSFVWQTQDIAPDFPRLHRFLDHWRREIEAVIHSVRVAHAGLVKPAEWRGAQLYSLN comes from the coding sequence ATGCGATCTGATCCCGATTTTACGGCCCAGCTGAAGGGCGCCCGCCTGACCACGGCGGAGATACTCTATCACATGCCGGACTATCCCGGCCTGTTGCAGAGCTTTGTCTGGCAGACCCAGGACATTGCGCCGGACTTTCCGCGCCTTCACCGCTTCCTCGACCACTGGCGGCGCGAGATCGAGGCGGTGATCCACTCGGTGCGCGTGGCCCATGCCGGCCTGGTAAAGCCGGCCGAATGGCGCGGGGCGCAGCTCTATTCGCTGAACTGA
- a CDS encoding CC0125/CC1285 family lipoprotein, producing MIRLWTGMAAAALLLGACAQSTPYQPVDGGRYGFEEQRIESDRYLVTFTGNSLTDRETVETYLLFRAAELTLEQGYDYFTVVRRDTEEESRIVGTAPSYYDRFHVRYRYFHPYYGWYGWRDPFWDDVSLREINRYEAIAEIVMGRGPTPDDPDAFDASEVVANLGDRVRRPEPQ from the coding sequence ATGATACGTCTTTGGACCGGGATGGCGGCCGCGGCATTGCTGCTCGGCGCCTGTGCGCAATCCACGCCCTATCAGCCGGTGGACGGAGGCCGCTACGGCTTCGAGGAACAGCGCATCGAATCCGATCGCTATCTCGTGACCTTCACCGGAAATTCGCTCACCGACCGCGAGACGGTGGAGACCTATCTCCTGTTCCGCGCCGCCGAGCTGACCCTGGAGCAGGGCTACGACTATTTCACGGTGGTGCGCCGCGACACCGAGGAGGAAAGCCGCATCGTGGGGACCGCGCCGAGCTATTACGACCGCTTCCACGTGCGCTACCGCTATTTCCATCCGTATTACGGCTGGTATGGCTGGCGCGATCCGTTCTGGGACGATGTCAGCCTGCGCGAGATCAATCGCTACGAGGCGATCGCCGAGATCGTTATGGGCCGCGGGCCCACGCCGGACGATCCCGACGCCTTCGACGCGAGCGAGGTTGTGGCCAATCTGGGCGACCGGGTCCGCCGGCCCGAGCCGCAATAG
- a CDS encoding TonB-dependent receptor encodes MSRSLALLLSTAAACALPAGGALAQTEAENDTVIVVGRYLSLDQVNAVKTPTPVLNLPQSLSIVDRAQIENQAFDSLADVLRYTPGVAVSQGEGHRDAIIIRGNETTADFFLNGLRDDVQYYRPLYNLEQVEILRGANALLFGRGGGGGVINRVTKDPEAGETFAEASASLDTFGAAHVAGDANLALGDGAALRLNAFAETFANHRDVFDGERYAINPTLGFELSSQTELVLYYEYVNDDRVVDRGVPSVSVANGPDVPLEGFDETFFGSPEGNFTTLEANIFNARLDHTFNDMLRGNVTARHADYDKLYQNIYPAGFDAGADLVTLDGYQDTTARENLIVQGNLVGEFETGTIGHTLLVGAEYGDQSTDNARNDNLFAASNDDRITIAFTDPLNIPAFAFATPVRDRSSAVEFASFYIQDQIDLTDAFKLIAGLRFDRFDVSVLDRRAALAPGDDGRRARVDEEVSSRLGFIYKPAGNVSIYAGYSETFLPSAGDQFLTLTTTTEDLQPQVFENTEIGVKWDLSSGLAFTAALFRLEQGQFTSVDPDNPGVTITVPGSTTDGLELQLSGRLTGRWSVNAGYSYLDGEVEGGAFDGNETRQTPEHMISVWNQYQASDRLSLALGLTHQDAFFVLEDNAVEVPSFTRIDAAAYYDVTDRTRLQLNVENLFDADYFPDAHSNDNISTGAPRNARVTLRHRF; translated from the coding sequence ATGTCCAGATCCCTCGCCCTGCTCCTGTCGACGGCGGCGGCCTGCGCGCTCCCGGCCGGTGGCGCCCTCGCCCAGACGGAAGCGGAGAACGACACCGTCATCGTCGTCGGCCGCTATCTCTCGCTGGACCAGGTCAATGCGGTGAAGACGCCGACCCCGGTGCTGAACCTGCCGCAGAGCCTGTCGATCGTCGACCGCGCCCAGATCGAGAACCAGGCCTTCGACAGCCTGGCCGACGTGCTGCGCTACACGCCGGGCGTGGCGGTGAGCCAGGGCGAAGGCCACCGCGACGCGATCATCATCCGCGGCAACGAGACCACCGCGGACTTCTTCCTCAACGGCCTGCGCGACGACGTTCAGTACTACCGCCCGCTCTACAATCTCGAGCAGGTCGAGATCCTGCGAGGCGCCAATGCGCTGCTGTTCGGCCGCGGCGGCGGCGGCGGCGTGATCAACCGCGTCACCAAGGACCCCGAGGCCGGCGAGACCTTCGCCGAGGCATCGGCGAGCCTGGACACCTTCGGCGCGGCCCACGTTGCGGGCGACGCGAACCTTGCGCTCGGTGACGGCGCCGCGCTTCGCCTCAATGCATTCGCCGAGACCTTCGCCAACCATCGCGACGTGTTCGACGGCGAACGCTACGCGATCAACCCCACGCTCGGTTTCGAGCTGAGCTCGCAGACCGAGCTCGTCCTGTACTACGAGTACGTCAACGACGACCGGGTCGTCGATCGCGGCGTGCCCTCGGTCTCGGTCGCCAATGGCCCGGACGTTCCGCTCGAAGGCTTCGACGAGACCTTCTTCGGCTCGCCGGAGGGGAATTTCACGACGCTCGAGGCCAACATCTTCAATGCGCGCCTCGATCACACCTTCAACGACATGCTGCGGGGCAACGTCACGGCGCGCCATGCCGATTACGACAAGCTCTACCAGAACATCTATCCGGCCGGCTTCGACGCCGGGGCGGATCTGGTCACGCTTGACGGCTACCAGGACACCACGGCGCGCGAGAACCTGATCGTACAGGGCAATCTCGTGGGCGAGTTCGAGACCGGCACGATCGGCCACACCCTGCTGGTCGGCGCCGAATACGGCGATCAGTCCACCGACAATGCGCGCAACGACAACCTGTTCGCCGCGAGCAATGACGACCGGATCACCATCGCGTTCACCGACCCGCTGAACATCCCGGCATTCGCCTTCGCGACCCCCGTGCGCGACCGGTCGAGCGCGGTGGAGTTCGCGTCGTTCTACATCCAGGACCAGATCGACCTGACCGATGCGTTCAAGCTGATCGCCGGGCTCCGCTTCGACCGGTTCGACGTCTCCGTGCTCGACCGGCGTGCCGCGCTCGCGCCCGGCGATGACGGCCGCCGGGCCCGGGTCGACGAGGAGGTCTCCTCGCGCCTCGGCTTCATCTACAAGCCGGCCGGGAATGTCTCGATCTATGCCGGTTACAGCGAGACCTTCCTGCCGAGTGCGGGAGACCAGTTCCTGACCCTGACGACCACCACCGAGGACCTGCAGCCGCAGGTCTTCGAGAACACCGAGATCGGCGTAAAGTGGGATCTCAGCTCCGGGCTCGCCTTCACCGCAGCACTGTTCCGCCTGGAACAGGGCCAGTTCACCTCGGTCGATCCCGACAATCCGGGCGTGACGATCACCGTGCCGGGCAGCACGACGGATGGCCTCGAGCTTCAGCTCTCCGGGAGGCTGACCGGGCGCTGGTCGGTCAATGCCGGCTACAGCTATCTCGACGGCGAGGTCGAGGGCGGCGCGTTCGACGGCAACGAGACACGCCAGACGCCGGAGCACATGATCTCGGTGTGGAACCAGTACCAGGCCAGCGACCGGCTGTCCCTGGCGCTCGGCCTCACCCACCAGGACGCCTTCTTCGTTCTGGAGGACAATGCGGTCGAGGTGCCGTCCTTCACCCGCATCGATGCCGCGGCCTATTACGACGTCACCGACCGGACCCGGCTGCAGCTGAATGTCGAGAACCTGTTCGACGCCGACTATTTCCCCGACGCCCACAGCAACGACAACATCTCCACGGGGGCGCCGCGCAACGCGCGCGTCACGCTCCGTCACCGCTTCTAG
- a CDS encoding SDR family NAD(P)-dependent oxidoreductase translates to MEFKDIAAIVTGGASGLGEGTARRLAKEGAKVALFDLNAERGEKVARDIGGVFCKVNVADVNSVEEGFAKARAAHGQERVLVNCAGIGWAEKTARRSSSGEIVRHQLDKFALVVNINLVGSFNCAAIAAEGMLSLEPTKSGRGVIVHTASVAAQDGQIGQVAYSASKGGIYGMTLPMARDLAREGIRVNTILPGFFETPIYEQMPPEVKQNLASHLQFPQRFGTPEEYADLVAFMVSNDYINAECVRLDAGARMPPK, encoded by the coding sequence ATGGAATTCAAGGACATTGCCGCGATCGTCACGGGCGGGGCCTCGGGGCTGGGCGAGGGCACGGCCCGGCGCCTGGCGAAGGAAGGCGCGAAGGTCGCCCTGTTCGACCTCAACGCCGAACGCGGCGAGAAGGTCGCCAGGGACATCGGCGGGGTGTTCTGCAAGGTCAACGTGGCCGACGTGAACTCGGTGGAAGAGGGCTTCGCCAAGGCCCGCGCGGCGCACGGGCAGGAGCGCGTTCTGGTCAACTGTGCGGGGATCGGCTGGGCGGAGAAGACCGCGCGCCGCTCCTCCTCCGGCGAGATCGTGCGCCACCAGCTCGACAAGTTCGCCCTCGTCGTGAACATCAACCTCGTGGGCTCGTTCAACTGCGCCGCCATCGCGGCCGAAGGCATGCTCTCGCTCGAGCCGACGAAGTCGGGGCGCGGCGTGATCGTGCACACCGCCTCCGTCGCCGCGCAGGACGGCCAGATCGGTCAGGTCGCCTATTCCGCCTCCAAGGGCGGCATCTACGGCATGACCCTGCCGATGGCCCGCGACCTCGCCCGCGAGGGCATTCGCGTGAACACCATTCTGCCCGGATTCTTCGAGACCCCGATCTACGAGCAGATGCCCCCCGAGGTGAAGCAGAACCTCGCCAGCCACCTGCAATTCCCGCAGCGCTTCGGCACGCCGGAAGAATACGCCGATCTCGTCGCCTTCATGGTCTCCAACGACTACATCAACGCCGAGTGCGTGCGCCTCGACGCCGGCGCGCGCATGCCGCCGAAATAG
- a CDS encoding isoaspartyl peptidase/L-asparaginase family protein, producing MPETRQTALVLHGGAGLIAERPYAQEIAHLKSLAEEGRERLGAGESALDVVVDLVRAMEASGLYVAGKGTAPNRAGRYELDAAVMNGATREAGAVSALEGFVSPVLAARAVMERTPHVLLSGGGAADFAREAGLEEVTDPAGYYTPAAIADDRPIATGTVGCVALDSKGRLAAATSTGGTLRKRWGRVGDTPIIGHGTWADRNVAVSCTGQGEMFMRACAAADVAARVRYAGSGLDAAVQGALDDVKALGGDGGIIAVSKDGEISARYNSAGMKHAIVHPDGAITADIR from the coding sequence ATGCCCGAGACCCGCCAGACCGCCCTCGTCCTGCACGGCGGCGCCGGCCTCATCGCCGAGCGCCCCTACGCCCAGGAGATCGCGCATCTCAAGAGCCTGGCCGAGGAAGGGCGCGAGCGGCTGGGCGCAGGCGAGAGCGCGCTCGACGTGGTGGTCGACCTGGTCCGCGCGATGGAGGCCAGCGGCCTCTACGTGGCGGGCAAGGGCACCGCGCCGAACCGGGCCGGGCGCTACGAGCTCGACGCGGCGGTGATGAACGGGGCCACGCGCGAGGCCGGGGCGGTGAGCGCGCTCGAAGGCTTCGTCTCGCCCGTGCTCGCCGCGCGCGCGGTCATGGAACGCACCCCGCACGTCCTCCTCTCGGGAGGCGGCGCGGCCGATTTCGCGCGCGAGGCGGGCCTCGAGGAAGTCACCGACCCGGCCGGTTACTACACCCCGGCCGCCATCGCCGACGACCGGCCGATCGCGACGGGCACGGTCGGCTGCGTCGCGCTCGATTCCAAAGGCCGGCTCGCCGCCGCGACCTCCACCGGGGGTACGCTGCGCAAGCGCTGGGGCCGGGTCGGGGACACCCCGATCATCGGCCACGGCACCTGGGCGGACAGGAACGTCGCCGTCTCGTGTACCGGCCAGGGCGAGATGTTCATGCGCGCCTGTGCCGCCGCCGACGTGGCGGCGCGCGTGCGCTATGCCGGGTCGGGCCTCGACGCGGCGGTGCAGGGCGCGCTCGACGACGTGAAGGCGCTCGGCGGGGATGGCGGCATCATCGCGGTCAGCAAGGATGGCGAGATCAGCGCCCGCTACAACTCGGCCGGCATGAAGCACGCCATCGTCCATCCCGACGGGGCGATCACGGCCGATATCCGCTAG
- a CDS encoding tetratricopeptide repeat protein has product MRHLVRPVLAALGLAVSPCALAQDAVPVDQARYRACIAEIDTAPMAAYETGLAWQAQAGGWPAAHCTALAIVASGDYAEGAARLETNAEGAVAAGDHARAVMFGQAGDAWMAAGDPVKALRAFTRGRDFAPGDAGLAFGRAEAAIEAGLYEVAEEAAGEAIALAPDASDGYRLRGRARLELGELDAAEADMQAARERDPDSIEALLLRGDINEARRTAG; this is encoded by the coding sequence ATGCGTCATCTCGTGCGTCCAGTCCTGGCCGCTCTCGGCCTCGCCGTCTCGCCCTGCGCCCTGGCGCAGGACGCGGTTCCCGTCGACCAGGCCCGCTATCGCGCCTGCATCGCCGAGATCGACACCGCCCCGATGGCCGCCTACGAGACGGGTCTCGCCTGGCAGGCCCAGGCCGGCGGCTGGCCGGCGGCGCACTGCACGGCGCTGGCGATCGTGGCGAGCGGCGACTACGCCGAGGGCGCGGCGCGACTGGAGACCAATGCCGAGGGCGCCGTGGCGGCCGGGGACCATGCCCGCGCCGTGATGTTCGGCCAGGCCGGCGATGCCTGGATGGCGGCCGGCGATCCGGTCAAGGCCCTGCGCGCCTTCACCCGCGGACGCGATTTCGCGCCCGGCGATGCCGGTCTCGCGTTCGGACGCGCCGAGGCGGCGATCGAGGCGGGTCTCTACGAGGTCGCCGAGGAGGCCGCGGGCGAGGCGATCGCGCTCGCCCCGGACGCTTCGGACGGCTACCGCCTGCGCGGCCGGGCGCGGCTGGAACTCGGTGAACTCGACGCGGCCGAGGCCGACATGCAGGCCGCGCGCGAGCGCGATCCCGACAGCATCGAGGCGCTGCTGCTGCGCGGCGACATCAACGAGGCGCGCCGCACCGCCGGCTAG
- a CDS encoding alpha/beta fold hydrolase — translation MRDDIRHLDRADGETLAYRRRAGRGPGLVWLSGFNATMDGNKARALDGWAAQQERALLRFDYSGTGASSGQREDATIGGWRNDALAAIDQLTEGPQVLVGSSLGGWLALLAALARPERVKGLVLLAPATDLTEVLMWDVLPQHVREALERDGAWRMPTSTGDTMLVTRRMIEEGRNWLLLDGPIAVQCPVRILQGWRDRDVPWSHAVRLLESLAGEDVRLDLVKSADHRLSAPQDLERLFALVAELS, via the coding sequence ATGCGCGACGACATCCGCCATCTCGACCGCGCGGACGGCGAGACGCTCGCCTACCGCCGGCGCGCAGGACGCGGTCCCGGCCTCGTCTGGCTGTCCGGCTTCAACGCCACGATGGACGGCAACAAGGCGCGGGCGCTCGACGGCTGGGCCGCGCAGCAGGAGCGCGCCCTGCTGCGCTTCGACTATTCCGGTACCGGCGCCTCGTCCGGGCAACGCGAGGACGCGACCATCGGAGGCTGGCGCAATGACGCGCTCGCCGCCATCGACCAGCTCACCGAGGGGCCGCAGGTCCTCGTCGGCTCCTCGCTCGGCGGCTGGCTCGCCCTGCTCGCCGCGCTCGCCCGGCCGGAGCGCGTGAAGGGGCTCGTCCTGCTCGCCCCGGCCACGGACCTCACCGAGGTGCTGATGTGGGACGTGCTGCCCCAGCACGTGCGCGAGGCGCTGGAGCGCGACGGGGCGTGGCGCATGCCCACCAGCACGGGCGACACCATGCTGGTCACGCGCAGGATGATCGAGGAGGGGCGCAACTGGCTGCTGCTCGACGGTCCGATCGCGGTGCAATGCCCGGTGCGCATCCTGCAGGGCTGGCGCGACCGCGACGTGCCCTGGTCGCACGCCGTGCGCCTGCTGGAATCGCTCGCCGGCGAGGACGTCCGGCTCGATCTCGTGAAGTCCGCCGACCACCGCCTGTCCGCGCCGCAGGACCTGGAACGCCTGTTCGCCCTGGTGGCGGAGCTTTCCTGA
- a CDS encoding glycosyltransferase family 4 protein: protein MNVLQVIPELDAGGAERTTLEIAEAVVAAGGRALVASEGGRLEGELDAIGADLVRLPVKSKNPLTIWRNAGRLADLVRRERVDIIHARSRAPAWSALLAARRTGAVFVTTYHGTYNARSELKRRYNAVMARGAVTIANSAFIADHVAREHPGLARRIEIIPRGVDLGPFDPERVEPARANAHREGWQVPVGAPVILLPARLTRWKGQLLAIEAVSRLAPRDPAPVLVLAGDAQGRDAYVREIEARAKELGVAIRLPGHVGDMPGALMAADLVLAPSLEPEAFGRSAAEAQAMGRPVIVADHGGAREVVEHGVTGWRVPPGDAGALAAAIETAFSLSPQARAAMARAARQRVEAHFSKRALQENTLRVYRELLDCRP from the coding sequence GTGAACGTACTCCAGGTCATTCCCGAGCTCGATGCCGGCGGTGCGGAACGCACCACGCTGGAGATCGCCGAGGCCGTGGTCGCGGCCGGCGGGCGCGCGCTGGTGGCGAGCGAGGGTGGGCGCCTGGAGGGCGAGCTCGACGCGATCGGTGCCGACCTGGTTCGCCTGCCGGTGAAGTCGAAGAACCCGCTGACCATCTGGCGCAATGCGGGGCGACTCGCCGACCTCGTGCGCCGCGAGAGGGTCGACATCATCCACGCCCGCTCGCGCGCGCCGGCCTGGAGCGCGCTGCTCGCGGCGAGACGCACCGGCGCGGTCTTCGTGACCACCTATCACGGCACCTACAATGCCCGTTCGGAGCTGAAGCGGCGCTACAACGCGGTCATGGCCCGCGGCGCGGTGACCATCGCGAACTCGGCCTTCATCGCCGATCACGTCGCGCGCGAGCATCCCGGCCTCGCCCGACGCATCGAGATCATCCCGCGCGGCGTCGATCTCGGACCCTTCGATCCCGAGCGGGTCGAGCCCGCCCGCGCGAATGCGCACCGCGAGGGCTGGCAGGTTCCCGTGGGCGCGCCGGTCATCCTGCTGCCCGCGCGCCTTACGCGCTGGAAGGGCCAGCTGCTCGCCATCGAGGCGGTGTCCCGCCTCGCGCCGCGCGATCCCGCCCCCGTCCTGGTGCTGGCCGGCGACGCCCAGGGACGCGATGCCTACGTGCGCGAGATCGAGGCGCGCGCGAAGGAACTCGGAGTCGCGATCCGGCTTCCCGGCCATGTCGGCGACATGCCGGGCGCGCTGATGGCCGCCGATCTCGTGCTCGCTCCCTCGCTGGAGCCGGAGGCTTTCGGACGCAGCGCGGCCGAGGCCCAGGCGATGGGCCGGCCGGTTATCGTCGCCGACCATGGCGGGGCCCGCGAGGTGGTCGAGCACGGCGTGACGGGGTGGCGCGTGCCGCCGGGCGATGCCGGGGCGCTTGCCGCGGCGATCGAGACGGCGTTCTCGCTCAGCCCGCAGGCGCGCGCCGCGATGGCGCGCGCGGCCCGCCAGCGGGTCGAGGCGCATTTTTCCAAGCGGGCCCTGCAAGAGAATACCTTGCGGGTCTACCGCGAGCTTCTAGACTGCCGGCCATGA